In Desulfomonile tiedjei DSM 6799, a genomic segment contains:
- the pstS gene encoding phosphate ABC transporter substrate-binding protein PstS, producing the protein MEKFMYVTARGKRASWAMTAAIALAFMACLALSMTAVPRVFAAEVESVSGAGASFPYPVYSKWGNSYSQISGLKINYQSIGSGGGIAQIKAKSVDFGASDEPMKAAELDKEGLIQFPMIMGGVVPVVNIEGVRRGKLRLTPELISDIYLGKIKSWNDRRILAVNPDLKLPDEEITVVHRADGSGTTWIFTTYLTEVSEEWKSKIGSGKTVSWPTGLGAKGNEGVSSLVAKTSGSIGYVEFAYALKQRLKYALLQNSTGRFISPTIEAFQSSCANADWKNAAGFYMVLVNQPGEKSWPITGASYILVHKDQADAQKAKALLKFFDWCFKNGAQQAISLHYVPIPDKVYDMVESNWKKEISSSGQPVWETKTSKRGE; encoded by the coding sequence ATGGAGAAATTCATGTATGTGACCGCACGTGGCAAAAGGGCATCATGGGCAATGACTGCTGCTATCGCTCTGGCATTCATGGCATGTCTTGCTCTGTCTATGACAGCCGTGCCCAGGGTTTTCGCCGCTGAAGTCGAATCGGTGAGCGGCGCCGGCGCTTCTTTCCCTTACCCGGTTTATTCCAAATGGGGTAACAGCTACAGCCAGATTTCGGGACTGAAAATCAACTACCAGTCTATCGGATCTGGAGGCGGAATAGCTCAAATCAAGGCGAAATCTGTTGATTTCGGCGCATCCGACGAACCGATGAAAGCAGCGGAATTGGACAAGGAAGGACTCATACAATTTCCCATGATCATGGGCGGAGTCGTCCCCGTAGTGAATATAGAAGGCGTCCGCAGAGGAAAACTCAGGCTGACTCCCGAACTCATTTCAGACATTTATCTTGGAAAAATCAAAAGCTGGAACGATCGAAGAATCCTTGCAGTAAACCCGGACCTGAAATTGCCGGATGAGGAGATCACGGTCGTCCACAGAGCCGATGGATCGGGAACAACCTGGATTTTTACGACGTATCTCACTGAAGTATCAGAAGAATGGAAATCGAAAATCGGCTCTGGAAAAACTGTTTCCTGGCCGACCGGATTGGGTGCCAAAGGCAATGAAGGTGTTTCCTCATTGGTTGCGAAAACTTCCGGATCGATAGGATATGTCGAGTTCGCATATGCATTGAAGCAGAGGTTGAAATACGCGCTTCTGCAGAACAGCACCGGCAGATTCATATCGCCGACGATTGAAGCTTTCCAGTCGAGCTGTGCAAACGCTGATTGGAAGAATGCCGCGGGTTTCTACATGGTCCTGGTCAACCAGCCTGGGGAAAAGAGTTGGCCCATTACCGGCGCTTCATACATTCTGGTTCACAAAGATCAAGCCGATGCACAGAAGGCAAAAGCTCTCTTGAAGTTCTTCGACTGGTGCTTCAAAAATGGGGCTCAACAAGCTATCAGTCTGCATTATGTACCTATCCCCGACAAAGTGTACGATATGGTCGAATCCAACTGGAAAAAAGAGATCTCATCGAGCGGTCAGCCGGTGTGGGAGACAAAAACCTCCAAACGCGGCGAATAA
- a CDS encoding DUF4424 domain-containing protein — translation MEHSTMTFVRVSREKRYQIDFLLILPALLIAIAIFIFPTRISANDSTAALGAGGIELQKSDDIRILEEVLEISPYNIRVKYRFLNESEQDIHTKVAFPLPLYNGVAHSNVSIADPGGIFSSFKVSVDGNPVVLKRERKALLKNRDITRKLRKLGLSDKEIFFDVADREKGELWSKLKELLPEIGQWWDISYTVYWDMKFPTGKEIIVEHEYAPAVGGGYNVVTVGTIEGKFNEFPKSQEEKMDELWRFTGTENIKKEACIDAITKRAIEKKADRALAVLPQEKSGMLASYDRVEYILGTGRNWKGPIGEFTLRLVKQKPEDFVSLCFPGKPEKISSTVYEFKQKDFVPQDKLTVYFFKFN, via the coding sequence ATGGAGCATTCCACCATGACCTTTGTAAGGGTTTCAAGAGAAAAACGATATCAAATTGATTTCCTGCTGATTTTGCCAGCACTACTCATCGCCATAGCGATTTTCATTTTTCCAACGAGGATTAGCGCTAACGATTCTACTGCTGCTCTTGGCGCGGGCGGGATTGAGTTGCAGAAGAGCGACGATATACGAATCCTCGAAGAAGTTTTGGAAATATCTCCTTACAATATTCGAGTAAAATACAGATTTTTGAATGAATCTGAACAGGATATTCATACCAAAGTGGCTTTTCCTCTGCCGTTGTATAATGGTGTTGCCCATTCAAATGTTTCAATTGCTGATCCCGGCGGGATTTTTTCAAGCTTTAAGGTTTCAGTAGATGGCAACCCGGTGGTATTAAAACGAGAACGTAAAGCCCTTTTGAAAAATAGAGATATTACTCGTAAATTACGTAAACTGGGTCTGTCCGATAAAGAAATATTCTTTGATGTTGCCGACAGAGAAAAAGGAGAACTGTGGAGCAAGCTGAAGGAATTATTACCCGAGATTGGTCAGTGGTGGGATATATCTTACACTGTTTATTGGGACATGAAATTTCCAACCGGAAAGGAAATCATTGTGGAGCACGAGTATGCACCCGCGGTCGGAGGAGGCTACAATGTAGTAACTGTGGGGACTATCGAAGGAAAATTCAATGAATTCCCCAAGAGTCAAGAAGAGAAAATGGATGAGCTCTGGAGATTTACTGGAACAGAGAACATAAAGAAGGAAGCCTGTATCGACGCGATTACGAAACGGGCGATCGAGAAGAAGGCAGATAGGGCTCTTGCGGTTCTTCCCCAAGAAAAATCCGGTATGTTGGCCTCTTATGATCGTGTTGAATACATACTCGGTACCGGTCGCAATTGGAAAGGCCCCATAGGTGAATTTACCTTAAGGCTGGTTAAACAGAAGCCGGAAGATTTCGTATCCTTGTGCTTTCCGGGCAAGCCTGAGAAGATCAGTTCTACGGTGTATGAATTCAAACAGAAGGACTTTGTGCCTCAAGACAAACTCACGGTGTATTTCTTCAAATTCAACTAG
- a CDS encoding ribonuclease H-like domain-containing protein — MLLNTFCHVPGIGLKSEAKLWSQGLLRWEDALSAPSDVQRRYPFLQSRMEESLQYMEQRDPGYFGDHLPSDCLWRIFPEFRDSTAYLDIETNGLAGHRARVTTIALFDGKIVRYYVTGENLEQFRQDISQYKVLVTYNGVCFDVPFIEQYLHVPMNHVHIDLRFLLKSLGYTGGLKGCEKKFGIDRRELDGVNGYFAVLLWRDFRENKNDKALETLLAYNVLDAVNLEFLMVSAYNLKVQGTPFADTHCLSLPEAVENPFRADLETVERIISYIEHTSS, encoded by the coding sequence ATGCTCCTTAATACCTTTTGTCATGTGCCGGGAATTGGGCTGAAATCAGAAGCCAAACTTTGGTCTCAGGGACTTTTGCGCTGGGAAGATGCACTATCCGCCCCATCGGACGTGCAACGACGATATCCTTTTCTGCAAAGTCGGATGGAGGAATCTCTCCAGTACATGGAGCAAAGAGATCCCGGTTATTTCGGCGATCATCTCCCTTCCGACTGTTTGTGGCGAATCTTTCCTGAATTTCGCGATTCCACAGCGTACCTGGATATTGAGACCAACGGTTTGGCCGGTCATCGCGCGCGCGTGACCACCATCGCGTTATTCGACGGCAAGATCGTCAGATATTATGTAACAGGTGAGAACCTGGAGCAATTTCGTCAAGATATATCTCAGTATAAGGTGCTGGTGACGTACAATGGCGTTTGTTTCGACGTGCCATTCATAGAACAGTATCTCCATGTTCCCATGAATCACGTCCATATCGACCTGAGATTTCTCTTGAAGAGCCTCGGCTATACCGGTGGGCTCAAGGGATGCGAGAAAAAATTCGGGATCGACCGCAGAGAACTTGATGGAGTAAACGGCTATTTTGCCGTGCTCCTCTGGAGAGATTTCCGAGAGAACAAAAACGACAAGGCTCTCGAAACCCTCCTCGCATACAATGTGCTCGATGCGGTAAACCTCGAATTCCTCATGGTGAGCGCGTACAATCTGAAGGTCCAGGGAACCCCATTCGCTGATACGCACTGCTTGAGCCTTCCGGAAGCCGTGGAAAACCCGTTTCGCGCAGACCTGGAAACCGTCGAGCGCATAATTTCGTACATAGAACACACATCTTCTTAA
- a CDS encoding RNA recognition motif domain-containing protein: MSIKIYVGNLSFNTSENELQGFFEPYGAVDSTKIIVDQFTNRSRGFGFVEMSNREEGLRAIQELDSKELGGRSLKVNEARPKTDSGNGRRGGGGGGGRSRW; this comes from the coding sequence ATGAGCATCAAAATTTATGTTGGAAACCTGTCCTTTAATACGAGCGAGAACGAACTCCAGGGTTTCTTTGAGCCGTACGGAGCAGTGGATTCCACAAAGATCATTGTGGACCAGTTCACAAACCGATCCCGAGGATTCGGATTTGTTGAAATGTCCAATCGTGAAGAAGGTCTTCGCGCCATCCAGGAACTTGATTCCAAAGAACTTGGCGGTCGCAGCCTCAAGGTGAATGAAGCCCGTCCCAAGACCGACTCAGGCAATGGACGTCGTGGCGGCGGCGGTGGCGGAGGACGATCCCGCTGGTAA
- a CDS encoding aldo/keto reductase: MSIEQRPLGKTGRNVTIMGLGGEGILRTYGFEKQAYSLINAAIDMGINYFESARAYSGSESYYGQALRERRRDIFLTSKSHSREKDGALAHLEQTLKNMRTDYLDLWQIHDVRSNEDVDEILGTDGALEAFEAARNKGMVRFVGLTGHQDPQQLLECMDLFDFDTVLIPVNPAEPTYDSFISQVIPRAQENGTAVIGMKVYFRGFAKQLPWYSSMEPFFRYALSQPISTAVIGCDTLRQLEENVTFAQNFVPMTQEEMDKLVEQTAPYARDLMYYKP, translated from the coding sequence ATGTCAATTGAGCAAAGACCTTTAGGGAAAACCGGAAGAAACGTTACCATAATGGGACTTGGTGGTGAAGGGATACTCAGAACGTACGGTTTTGAAAAACAGGCATATAGTTTAATCAATGCCGCCATCGATATGGGTATCAACTATTTTGAGTCCGCGCGTGCGTACTCGGGCAGTGAATCCTATTACGGACAGGCGCTCAGGGAAAGACGAAGGGACATTTTTCTCACGAGCAAGTCTCATTCCAGAGAGAAAGATGGCGCTCTCGCTCATCTTGAACAGACTCTCAAGAATATGCGCACGGACTACTTGGATTTATGGCAGATACACGACGTGCGTTCGAATGAAGATGTAGATGAGATTTTAGGTACGGACGGAGCCCTCGAGGCCTTCGAAGCGGCAAGAAATAAGGGAATGGTACGATTCGTGGGTCTCACGGGACACCAGGATCCGCAGCAGCTTCTGGAATGCATGGATTTGTTCGATTTCGATACGGTGTTGATTCCCGTCAATCCAGCCGAACCCACGTACGACAGCTTTATCTCGCAAGTTATTCCTCGTGCCCAGGAAAACGGAACCGCCGTCATCGGCATGAAAGTGTACTTTCGTGGTTTTGCCAAACAGCTTCCATGGTACTCTTCAATGGAACCGTTCTTTCGCTACGCGCTTTCGCAACCCATTAGCACCGCTGTTATCGGATGCGACACTCTCCGCCAATTGGAGGAGAATGTGACTTTTGCACAAAATTTCGTGCCTATGACGCAAGAGGAGATGGACAAGCTGGTGGAGCAGACTGCGCCGTACGCGCGAGATCTGATGTACTACAAACCCTAG
- a CDS encoding B12-binding domain-containing radical SAM protein, translated as MGEIYRHALCLHPYYRDSQSGSLGLAVFPPTGLEYIASALQPHVEKVTLLDLRLPGPLRDPKKLQAFIRQEIDLLCISINWEYQFHEVCDLVNSLPAEIFTVVGGKQATDCLEDVFKACKGIDVLVRGEGEEVIAEIASGADIATIPGLSYRNGSDIVHNPNRALANVDDYQFPDRSLRQQKYHFNMGGFALRGEEFDIILTSRGCPRNCKFCTFTMNPWGQKRPYSVRSIDSVIEELRQVSAGIILVADEDFFVNPARAKKICERIAEEGIKKRFLVQARIEIYKHPDVLEAAAKAGIKIFLLGIESPTDRILDQLNKGFDTATVRKAFEVFRQFPFYYHGYFIYGNVTETDDEMMQIPVFAKELGLDSISYQKLRIEKYSPLKELVETTPGYFIGDDHIVYREGIGRKGLKRIAARITRTFYTPAQLTRITRKLFGTGLFVPRNIAPLLLAGPIVLGNSVARLVNKKMRRFRVWRDLVPE; from the coding sequence TTGGGAGAAATTTATAGGCATGCCCTATGTTTGCATCCGTATTATCGGGATAGCCAGTCCGGTTCGTTGGGCCTTGCCGTCTTTCCTCCCACGGGTCTCGAGTATATCGCTTCCGCACTTCAGCCTCATGTAGAAAAAGTCACCCTGTTGGATCTTCGTCTGCCCGGTCCTCTGAGAGATCCTAAGAAACTGCAAGCATTCATCCGGCAGGAGATCGATCTGCTCTGCATAAGCATCAATTGGGAATACCAGTTTCACGAGGTATGCGATCTGGTCAATTCTCTTCCCGCGGAAATTTTCACCGTTGTGGGCGGAAAACAGGCTACCGACTGCCTGGAAGACGTATTTAAAGCGTGCAAGGGAATTGATGTCCTGGTCCGCGGTGAAGGGGAAGAAGTCATCGCCGAAATCGCTTCAGGGGCGGATATCGCCACGATTCCGGGACTTTCTTATCGAAATGGTTCGGATATCGTTCACAATCCCAATAGAGCACTTGCAAACGTCGATGATTACCAGTTTCCCGATCGTTCATTGAGGCAACAGAAATATCACTTCAATATGGGGGGCTTTGCACTACGGGGCGAAGAATTCGATATCATCCTCACTTCCCGCGGCTGTCCCAGGAACTGCAAATTCTGCACGTTCACCATGAATCCGTGGGGTCAAAAGAGACCGTATTCGGTGCGTTCCATAGATTCGGTTATCGAGGAATTGCGACAGGTTTCGGCAGGTATCATTCTTGTTGCTGACGAGGATTTTTTCGTAAATCCGGCAAGGGCCAAGAAGATTTGTGAAAGAATTGCGGAAGAGGGGATAAAGAAGCGATTTCTCGTTCAGGCGAGAATCGAAATCTACAAACACCCCGATGTTCTCGAAGCCGCGGCAAAGGCGGGCATCAAGATCTTTCTCCTGGGCATTGAATCGCCGACCGACCGGATTCTCGATCAACTGAACAAAGGCTTTGATACGGCCACAGTGAGAAAAGCTTTTGAGGTGTTCCGGCAATTTCCTTTCTACTACCACGGTTATTTCATCTATGGGAATGTGACGGAAACAGACGATGAAATGATGCAAATTCCGGTCTTTGCCAAGGAACTGGGTCTCGATTCGATCAGCTACCAGAAATTACGCATAGAAAAGTACTCTCCTCTTAAGGAATTGGTTGAAACTACACCGGGTTATTTCATCGGAGACGACCACATCGTGTATCGTGAAGGAATAGGTCGCAAAGGACTCAAACGTATTGCTGCCCGAATTACCCGCACATTCTATACGCCGGCTCAGTTGACACGAATTACGCGAAAGCTTTTCGGGACTGGGTTGTTTGTGCCAAGGAACATTGCTCCGTTACTCCTCGCAGGACCCATCGTGCTCGGGAATTCCGTAGCTCGACTCGTGAACAAGAAAATGCGTCGGTTCCGGGTATGGCGCGATCTCGTCCCTGAATAG
- the trmFO gene encoding methylenetetrahydrofolate--tRNA-(uracil(54)-C(5))-methyltransferase (FADH(2)-oxidizing) TrmFO, producing MTITIIGGGLAGSEAAWQLAIRGVPVRILEMKPIQYSPAHSSPLFGELVCSNSLRSAEIHTAPGLLKEELRILDSLIIQAADWARVPAGKALAVDRGLFAEFITKKVSEHPLVTIEHREVTRVPGSEEGITIIASGPLTSDALAGDICRLLRADGLSFYDAIAPIVSAESLDGDKLFKASRYDESEGDYLNAPMDESLYRAFVKEIVSARKVDPYPFEQIPHFEGCLPVEVLASRGPETLAFGPMKPVGLKDPRTGERPYAVVQLRAENKEASMYNLVGFQTKMTYGEQERIFRMIPGLEQAEFIRLGSVHRNTYLDAPRLLDAYSRARTASHVFFAGQITGVEGYIESTASGLAIALMAGLIRAGLAPDTPPTDTAVGGLLEHTRNCPLKRFEPMNVNFGIIDPAPKGCPKKLRKEAVAKRAISSIQQWKAHIDELWGFVG from the coding sequence ATGACGATCACGATAATCGGCGGTGGACTGGCAGGATCCGAGGCAGCATGGCAATTGGCAATCAGGGGGGTGCCGGTGCGCATCCTGGAAATGAAGCCGATACAGTATTCCCCCGCGCACAGTTCCCCCCTGTTCGGAGAACTCGTCTGTTCGAATTCCCTGAGATCCGCGGAAATCCACACAGCGCCCGGTTTATTGAAAGAGGAACTGCGGATTCTGGATTCCCTCATCATTCAGGCAGCGGATTGGGCCCGCGTTCCTGCAGGAAAAGCTTTAGCTGTGGACAGGGGGCTCTTTGCGGAATTCATCACCAAGAAGGTCTCCGAACATCCCCTCGTGACTATAGAACACAGGGAAGTGACAAGAGTGCCGGGGTCTGAGGAAGGCATTACAATTATTGCTTCCGGTCCCCTGACGTCGGACGCGCTTGCTGGTGATATCTGCCGCCTACTGCGGGCTGACGGGCTTTCTTTTTATGATGCCATTGCTCCTATTGTGAGCGCGGAATCTCTGGATGGAGACAAGCTTTTCAAGGCTTCCCGGTACGACGAAAGCGAAGGAGATTACTTGAATGCTCCTATGGATGAATCGTTGTATCGCGCGTTTGTGAAAGAGATTGTCTCTGCACGAAAAGTCGATCCTTATCCTTTTGAACAGATTCCCCACTTTGAAGGTTGCCTCCCTGTTGAGGTATTGGCTTCCCGTGGTCCGGAAACTCTGGCATTCGGTCCGATGAAACCGGTTGGATTGAAAGATCCCCGGACAGGGGAACGCCCATATGCTGTCGTGCAGTTGAGGGCCGAAAACAAAGAGGCAAGCATGTACAATCTTGTGGGATTTCAAACCAAAATGACCTATGGCGAACAAGAGAGAATTTTTCGTATGATCCCGGGTCTCGAGCAGGCCGAATTCATCAGACTCGGATCGGTTCACCGGAACACCTATCTGGATGCACCAAGGCTGCTGGATGCCTACTCAAGGGCGAGAACAGCTTCACACGTGTTTTTTGCCGGCCAGATCACCGGGGTGGAAGGATACATTGAGTCCACCGCTTCGGGTCTTGCAATTGCTCTCATGGCAGGTTTGATTCGAGCAGGATTGGCACCGGATACTCCCCCGACGGACACGGCTGTAGGCGGCCTGCTCGAACATACGAGAAATTGCCCCTTAAAACGATTTGAGCCGATGAACGTGAATTTTGGCATCATAGATCCTGCCCCCAAGGGATGTCCCAAGAAATTGAGGAAGGAGGCTGTAGCAAAACGGGCGATCTCGTCAATTCAGCAGTGGAAAGCGCACATTGACGAATTGTGGGGTTTCGTCGGCTGA
- a CDS encoding DUF3795 domain-containing protein — MTDEEIKESIAPCGLCCETCFAHVDGDIRTLSLKLKEKLGNFHLNAKRFETLLENPIFSKYPDFKEMLDYFAAENCRGCRNEQCKLFRNCGIRKCHQEKQIDFCYQCDRFPCEKTNFDPGLHKAWVIINEKIRTIGIEPYCQGARTRCRYP; from the coding sequence ATGACCGATGAAGAAATCAAGGAGTCCATAGCTCCCTGCGGCCTCTGTTGCGAGACGTGTTTTGCACATGTGGACGGGGATATACGTACATTGAGCCTCAAACTCAAAGAGAAATTGGGAAATTTCCACCTCAACGCCAAACGATTCGAGACGCTTCTGGAAAACCCAATTTTCAGCAAGTATCCTGATTTCAAAGAGATGCTTGACTATTTTGCCGCGGAAAACTGCAGGGGATGTCGCAATGAACAATGCAAGTTATTTAGGAATTGTGGAATACGCAAGTGTCACCAGGAAAAGCAGATAGATTTTTGCTATCAATGTGACCGGTTTCCCTGTGAGAAAACGAATTTCGATCCGGGCCTGCATAAAGCCTGGGTAATCATAAATGAAAAGATCAGGACAATCGGTATAGAACCCTATTGCCAAGGTGCCAGGACCCGATGCAGATATCCATGA
- a CDS encoding GlxA family transcriptional regulator: MKKVTILAPYNTMATTIFGPMDIFNQAGRLWNRVTKSPQTPFFDVIIASADGLPIRSVNNVSIQPHCSITDVHQTDLIVISSATYIDRILEKNPELVPWIRDHYHRGAHVASICTGVFLLSETGLLDGKSATLHWGFADLFRKRYPQVKLEQDKMYLDHGRLYCSAGVSAGLDLSLYLVEKFCGRQAAVQSAKTMILDMGRVSQAPYEHFFFPKDHGDPLVVRAQDWLQQHSSENIDYERLARELRMSRRSMERRFRQSLGVTPLGYLQKLRVERAKSLLEEGTQTFSEITYQVGYEDIPFFRKLFIRLTGLRPNEYQRRFRGCSGEVYNGSEEE, encoded by the coding sequence ATGAAGAAAGTCACTATTCTTGCGCCTTACAACACTATGGCAACAACCATTTTCGGACCTATGGATATTTTCAACCAGGCGGGACGATTGTGGAATCGAGTGACGAAATCTCCGCAGACTCCGTTCTTTGACGTGATAATCGCCTCGGCGGACGGACTACCCATTAGATCGGTGAATAACGTGTCTATCCAACCTCATTGCAGCATTACGGATGTTCACCAAACCGATCTGATTGTCATCTCCTCGGCTACCTACATCGACAGAATTCTTGAAAAGAATCCGGAACTAGTACCCTGGATACGCGATCACTACCATCGAGGGGCACATGTAGCCAGTATTTGCACAGGTGTCTTTCTGTTGTCCGAAACCGGACTGCTCGACGGCAAATCTGCCACTCTTCACTGGGGGTTTGCCGACTTGTTCCGCAAAAGATATCCGCAGGTGAAACTGGAACAGGACAAAATGTATCTCGATCACGGACGTCTCTATTGTTCGGCTGGGGTAAGCGCAGGTCTGGACCTTTCTCTGTACCTGGTGGAAAAATTCTGCGGTCGACAAGCGGCTGTACAGTCCGCCAAAACCATGATTCTGGATATGGGTAGAGTATCGCAGGCTCCGTACGAGCATTTCTTCTTTCCGAAAGATCACGGCGATCCTTTGGTTGTGAGAGCCCAGGACTGGCTGCAACAGCATTCATCTGAGAACATCGATTACGAGCGGCTGGCCCGGGAACTTCGCATGAGCCGTCGATCCATGGAGCGGCGCTTCAGGCAGTCACTTGGAGTGACTCCATTGGGTTATTTGCAGAAATTGCGAGTGGAAAGAGCCAAAAGTTTGTTGGAGGAAGGTACCCAGACTTTCAGCGAAATCACCTATCAAGTTGGGTACGAAGACATTCCATTTTTCAGAAAACTATTTATCAGGCTTACCGGTTTGAGACCGAACGAATATCAGCGAAGATTCAGGGGATGCTCCGGAGAGGTCTACAACGGCTCTGAGGAGGAATAA
- a CDS encoding sulfatase-like hydrolase/transferase, translating into MQKSIALSKSVLPVCVAAIFALTAIFPVSGLTADNTITRGSTSGQTTAKGYDHPNQFIHMRPAKIAENMEPVMQHPDQDKEAREKLAALEKKFGKKPNILIFIMDDVGWMDPGFNGGGESVGNPTPTMDRLARDGLVLTSAYSTPSCTPTRATIHTGQNPLHHGLTRPPMYGEPGGLDGAVTVASVLQKLGYVTQGVGKWHMGENEASLPHNVGYDNYYGFLGVSDMYTEWRDTYFNPEIALSPGRFALMQKLPFNHNNVRCVKGAKSCENLYEIDLTTIKDLDQDWAAYSEKFIRDMKDNTKPWFLYHATRGCHFDNYLNDKYAGKSPARTVYSDCMVEMDDILARLVKTLEETGQLENTLILLTSDNGPECEIPPHGRTPFRGCKGSNWEGGVRVPTFVYWKGMVKPRRSDGLFDLADLFNTCISLAGSPGAEVAKFVPADRYVDGIDQASFLIGDQGQSNRRSIIYTLNQFVAGVRVDEFKGHQTVELERAIYPRGYTGGFSGAIIPLTGGATVTNLYTDPQEDVSEGIRHIPIGILMSQEGNRYAEVLKKFPPKIIIKFGTN; encoded by the coding sequence ATGCAAAAGAGCATCGCGTTATCTAAATCTGTTCTTCCCGTCTGTGTTGCAGCAATCTTTGCTCTTACGGCTATCTTTCCGGTCTCGGGTTTAACTGCGGATAACACCATAACCAGGGGGTCTACCTCCGGACAGACGACCGCGAAGGGGTACGATCATCCCAATCAGTTTATCCACATGAGGCCTGCAAAAATAGCTGAAAACATGGAACCTGTGATGCAGCATCCCGACCAGGACAAAGAAGCCCGGGAGAAATTGGCCGCACTCGAGAAGAAATTCGGAAAGAAACCGAATATTCTCATTTTTATCATGGATGATGTCGGATGGATGGACCCGGGGTTCAACGGTGGCGGAGAGAGCGTGGGAAATCCCACGCCGACAATGGATCGGCTGGCACGAGACGGATTGGTTCTCACTTCAGCTTATTCCACGCCCAGTTGTACGCCTACCCGTGCCACGATTCATACCGGTCAGAATCCGCTTCATCACGGCCTCACTCGTCCCCCGATGTACGGGGAACCCGGCGGACTTGATGGCGCAGTCACAGTCGCTTCTGTCCTGCAGAAGCTTGGGTACGTCACACAGGGAGTAGGAAAATGGCACATGGGTGAGAATGAGGCCTCTCTCCCTCATAATGTGGGATACGACAACTATTATGGATTTCTCGGCGTGTCCGACATGTACACCGAATGGAGAGACACGTATTTCAACCCTGAAATAGCATTGAGTCCGGGGCGCTTCGCTCTCATGCAAAAGCTCCCCTTCAACCACAACAATGTGCGATGCGTAAAAGGAGCAAAATCTTGCGAGAACCTGTACGAAATCGATCTCACGACCATAAAGGATCTCGACCAGGACTGGGCAGCCTACAGTGAAAAGTTCATTCGGGACATGAAAGACAACACTAAGCCCTGGTTTTTGTACCATGCCACCCGAGGGTGTCATTTCGATAATTATCTGAATGATAAGTACGCAGGGAAATCTCCTGCCCGAACCGTGTACTCGGATTGTATGGTCGAGATGGACGATATTCTTGCCAGACTGGTAAAGACACTCGAAGAAACGGGCCAGCTTGAAAATACACTCATCCTTCTGACATCCGACAACGGCCCGGAATGTGAAATTCCGCCGCATGGAAGAACTCCGTTTCGCGGCTGCAAAGGTTCGAATTGGGAAGGGGGCGTGCGGGTACCAACCTTTGTGTACTGGAAAGGAATGGTTAAACCGAGACGATCCGACGGTCTTTTCGATCTGGCAGACCTTTTCAACACGTGTATTTCGCTGGCCGGCTCACCGGGGGCTGAAGTGGCGAAGTTCGTACCTGCAGATCGCTATGTGGACGGAATCGACCAGGCCTCTTTCCTGATCGGCGATCAGGGGCAATCGAACCGTCGAAGCATCATATATACCCTTAATCAATTCGTTGCGGGAGTGCGGGTGGATGAATTCAAAGGCCATCAAACCGTGGAACTCGAACGCGCGATTTACCCCAGGGGGTACACAGGAGGGTTCAGCGGCGCAATCATACCGTTGACCGGAGGAGCCACTGTTACGAATCTCTACACTGATCCGCAGGAAGACGTGAGCGAGGGGATTCGTCACATACCCATTGGCATTCTAATGAGTCAAGAGGGCAACAGGTATGCAGAAGTACTGAAGAAATTTCCGCCCAAAATAATAATCAAGTTCGGAACAAATTAA